A single Nicotiana tabacum cultivar K326 chromosome 5, ASM71507v2, whole genome shotgun sequence DNA region contains:
- the LOC107831394 gene encoding UDP-glucosyltransferase 29-like has translation MNQESLKNFSPSIKEVFPSSLLFSSDLFQQFDFMEGKKQQVDDPQKILMIPMIAHGHVTPFFELAKKLSKANFHIYLCSTSAVLSFLKQSQEKYFSDASNTNIELIELHLPSMPDLPSHYQSTKGLPSLYPPLFTAYKMAGESFSNIVDNLNPDLIIEDFFQAWAPDIALSKNIPIVSFSVVSAASYSFMYHIYLSDGATDDYPFPEICLSNNEIEIGLISKPTGSSITVFLEKILVYSARKKSCDIVLINNWKETEVKYMTYLSSIINKKTLSVGPLIGQTDESTQDDQDSDIIEWLDKKDRFSTVYAVFGSENVWSKENIQEIAHGIELSNVNFLWVLRFPGSEVEQVLPEGFLNRVKERGMVVSRWVPHAKIMGHTSIGGFLNHCGWNSTVECIHFGVPLIAMPFNVDQFITANYAIELGMALKVQRDEKGGLKREEIAKAIRNVIMEKKMGEELREKSKELSEKIRIKEEKEIDQEVVEELRNLCLMNKKEKSI, from the coding sequence ATGAATCAAGAAAGTTTAAAGAATTTCTCACCCTCAATAAAAGAAGTCTTCCCctcctctcttctcttctcttctgaTCTTTTCcaacaatttgatttcatggagGGGAAAAAGCAGCAGGTTGATGACCCTCAaaaaattctgatgattccaatgaTAGCACATGGTCATGTAACTCCATTTTTTGAACTTGCCAAAAAGCTGTCCAAAGCCAACTTCCACATCTATCTTTGTTCCACTTCTGCCGTCCTTAGTTTCCTCAAGCAAAGTCAAGAAAAATACTTCTCAGATGCTTCAAACACTAATATCGAACTCATAGAACTTCACTTGCCATCTATGCCCGATCTTCCTTCACACTACCAGAGCACCAAAGGTCTTCCTTCACTCTATCCACCTCTTTTCACGGCCTATAAAATGGCTGGCGAAAGCTTTTCCAACATAGTCGACAATCTTAACCCTGATTTGATCATAGAAGATTTCTTTCAGGCATGGGCTCCAGATATTGCTTTATCAAAAAATATTCCTATTGTTAGTTTCTCAGTTGTTAGTGCAGCATCCTATTCTTTTATGTATCATATTTATTTGAGTGATGGTGCTACTGATGATTACCCTTTCCCAGAAATATGTCTCTCTAACAATGAGATAGAAATAGGACTGATTTCAAAGCCTACTGGATCGTCTATAACagtatttttggaaaaaatcctCGTCTATAGTGCACGCAAAAAGTCTTGTGACATCGTTTTGATCAACAATTGGAAGGAAACTGAGGTTAAATATATGACGTACCTGTCCTCTATAATCAATAAGAAGACTTTAAGTGTCGGTCCACTCATAGGGCAAACTGATGAAAGCACTCAGGATGATCAGGATTCCGACATCATAGAATGGCTCGACAAGAAAGATCGATTTTCAACTGTCTATGCAGTATTTGGAAGTGAAAACGTCTGGTCAAAGGAAAATATTCAAGAGATTGCTCATGGAATTGAGCTAAGCAATGTAAACTTTTTATGGGTACTTAGGTTTCCAGGGAGCGAAGTCGAACAAGTTTTACCTGAGGGGTTTCTGAATAGAGTTAAGGAGAGAGGAATGGTTGTTTCAAGATGGGTACCTCATGCCAAAATTATGGGACACACAAGTATTGGCGGATTCTTGAATCATTGTGGTTGGAATTCTACAGTTGAGTGTATACATTTTGGGGTTCCGCTTATAGCCATGCCATTTAATGTGGATCAGTTTATTACTGCAAATTATGCAATTGAGCTTGGCATGGCATTGAAAGTTCAGAGAGATGAAAAAGGAGGGCTAAAAAGAGAGGAGATAGCAAAAGCCATAAGAAATGTTATAATGGAGAAGAAGATGGGAGAAGAACTGAGGGAGAAATCAAAGGAATTGAGTGAGAAAATAAgaataaaggaagaaaaagagattGACCAAGAAGTTGTGGAGGAACTGCGGAACCTTTGTTTGATGAATAAGAAAGAGAAAAGTATTTAA